In Labrus mixtus chromosome 11, fLabMix1.1, whole genome shotgun sequence, a single window of DNA contains:
- the im:7147486 gene encoding zinc finger protein Xfin — protein MMLGLQGSTSSSKVFRCVACSATFTGLASLLVHQATHASELPKAPAPPQPSSSPHETLVSSRDSSTEQPSPSTLIPESPLPSFYICDCGEEFQDFSLMLEHKQSHVSCVSQPQQMPPVDNSSTLSGTGCAKSLTNQNDLVLSCPSTSRPPAVELSPLTHSKEDVSLEDGIAIVTLPQGQCTPPQDESDKLLENMSAKSEQMPDTVEDTHFQDTTNSVHTFENSESLPNNNALMKMLASAYRKCSPASQPPNEIDNTVTPKEEVVQVDVTPGAKTEDSPVNDLSIAQLRRLLSTPGIKTKAPSISKVLESSKKRVVSLTKTFSPVVVLETRQKLKDPGNNSMYGRYQCGRCRRVFQNLDRLTEHHFLHKKERIKCCRRCKQLIIGRVPLNDNHVCPQVGNKTQLSSSFKNKSAISPKIMPFHSQNNARKVFFCPLCKHSYARRWNLKMHKCQGPRSAPPGLANSPDQKMLILRSNSKVKTDEFIAGAQIAKSVAVGTEVNSHIKVEFTSPDSDQSAVSQLAWAHPAKSFSPFYPKSSMMELSKDAALCGVLQQKEEGKGCWDSSAGDKEGSDEEQWTMPLDDEMEVLSPAEKADKGAEGKKSPLVQHAETATPSLRYFVRDGVKRYPCTRCQKTYSRPATLRRHLRLCGFRPRGLSVVAQGGPQGAKQPNSNNNRPMFPCFVCGRVFNRKDNMMVHRKKCQLQRTISNAVDGTVQQSATGHAADSQTQADDGGNWGIMSLPSVLPRRVTCECGVGFTSPRLLLEHLQKHAQESYTCPSCGETVSSWADYEVHLQIHMHPHHQLLKGLQPQRSQPLLLRFQQQRPPQQSPPSVHQPAPKQTVKAVQHPNPSLKQQRLVCTRCGNTFATRCSLRRHLTWNRCKGARATNPSLNLPKTYHCSHCNSDFPNTISLLFHQRSGACKPPIKPSIKPVRCPVCLRWFGTVESLQKHLLTHKQSESYRCDVCQGTYPSLKSLKNHRRRIHRIMAGDTNRKPQEQLAS, from the coding sequence ATGATGCTCGGGTTACAGGGAAGTACTTCATCATCAAAAGTGTTTCGTTGTGTGGCATGTTCTGCCACCTTCACAGGATTGGCCTCCTTGCTAGTACATCAGGCAACCCATGCGAGTGAACTCCCCAAGGCCCCTGCTCCTCCACAGCCTAGCAGCAGCCCACATGAAACGCTGGTTTCAAGTAGAGACTCATCCACTGAGCAACCAAGTCCATCCACACTTATTCCTGAGAGCCCTTTACcttctttttatatttgtgatTGTGGAGAGGAATTTCAGGACTTTAGTCTTATGCTCGAGCATAAGCAATCTcatgtttcttgtgtttctcaACCACAGCAAATGCCCCCCGTCGATAATAGCAGTACTCTCTCTGGAACTGGGTGTGCTAAATCTCTGACCAACCAAAATGATTTGGTCCTTAGTTGTCCTTCTACCTCAAGGCCCCCAGCTGTTGAACTATccccattaacacacagtaaaGAAGATGTAAGCTTGGAAGATGGTATTGCCATAGTAACCCTTCCTCAAGGCCAGTGTACACCCCCACAAGATGAAAGTGACAAACTACTTGAGAACATGTCAGCCAAATCAGAGCAAATGCCAGACACTGTAGAGGACACGCATTTCCAGGACACAACAAATTCAGTGCATACCTTTGAAAATAGTGAGAGTTTACCCAACAATAATGCCCTCATGAAGATGCTAGCGTCAGCATACAGGAAGTGTTCTCCAGCTTCTCAACCCCCGAATGAGATTGATAACACTGTAACCCCAAAGGAAGAAGTGGTCCAAGTTGACGTAACACCAGGAGCAAAAACTGAGGATTCCCCAGTAAATGATCTTTCAATTGCCCAGTTGAGGCGTCTGCTTTCAACACCTGGTATAAAGACAAAAGCTCCATCCATCAGCAAAGTTCTTGAGTCCAGTAAAAAGCGAGTTGTCTCTCTGACTAAGACTTTCTCGCCTGTTGTGGTACTTGAAACTCGTCAAAAGCTTAAGGACCCTGGCAATAATAGCATGTATGGGAGATATCAATGTGGCCGCTGTCGTAGGGTCTTTCAAAACTtggacagactgacagagcATCATTTCTTGCACAAAAAAGAGAGGATTAAATGTTGCCGTCGCTGCAAACAACTGATCATTGGGCGTGTACCGTTAAATGACAATCATGTATGCCCCCAAGTGGGAAACAAGACACAGCTGTCAAGCTCTTTCAAAAACAAGTCAGCAATTTCTCCTAAAATAATGCCATTCCATAGTCAAAACAATGCAAGAAAAGTGTTCTTTTGTCCGTTGTGCAAGCACAGCTATGCACGGAGATGGAACTTAAAAATGCACAAGTGCCAGGGCCCGAGGTCAGCGCCCCCTGGACTGGCCAATTCCCCTGATCAGAAAATGCTAATACTTAGATCAAACAGTAAGGTCAAAACAGACGAGTTTATTGCTGGAGCTCAAATTGCCAAGAGTGTTGCTGTGGGCACTGAAGTCAATAGTCATATCAAGGTAGAGTTTACCTCTCCAGATTCCGATCAGTCTGCAGTTTCACAGCTGGCCTGGGCTCATCCAGCAAAGAGCTTTTCCCCATTTTATCCCAAATCTTCTATGATGGAGCTGAGTAAGGATGCTGCTTTGTGTGGAGTTTtgcaacagaaagaagaaggaaagggTTGCTGGGATTCATCAGCAGGTGATAAAGAAGGCAGTGATGAAGAGCAGTGGACAATGCCCCTGGATGATGAAATGGAGGTTCTTAGCCCTGCAGAGAAAGCTGATAAAGGTGCTGAGGGGAAGAAATCTCCGTTAGTCCAACACGCAGAGACAGCAACCCCTAGCCTACGCTATTTTGTCAGAGATGGTGTAAAACGTTACCCTTGTACCAGGTGCCAGAAAACCTACAGTCGGCCTGCTACTTTGAGGCGCCATCTACGGCTGTGTGGGTTTAGGCCACGGGGACTAAGTGTTGTAGCACAGGGTGGTCCTCAGGGTGCCAAGCAACCAAATTCCAACAACAATAGACCgatgtttccttgttttgtttgtggcaGGGTCTTTAACCGCAAAGATAACATGATGGTTCACAGAAAGAAGTGCCAGTTGCAACGAACAATATCAAATGCTGTAGACGGGACTGTTCAACAGAGTGCAACAGGCCATGCAGCAGACAGTCAAACCCAGGCGGATGATGGAGGCAACTGGGGTATTATGTCATTGCCCTCAGTACTTCCAAGGAGAGTGACATGCGAGTGTGGTGTTGGATTTACGTCACCTCGGCTTCTCCTAGAGCATTTGCAGAAGCATGCACAGGAATCATACACATGTCCATCTTGTGGAGAGACTGTCAGCTCTTGGGCAGACTATGAAGTACATTTGCAGATTCATATGCATCCTCATCACCAACTGCTGAAAGGATTACAGCCACAAAGATCACAACCTCTTCTGCTTCGATTTCAGCAACAGAGGCCTCCACAGCAGTCACCTCCCTCAGTGCATCAGCCTGCACCAAAGCAAACTGTCAAAGCAGTGCAGCATCCAAATCCATCCTTAAAACAGCAACGGCTTGTTTGCACACGATGTGGCAACACCTTTGCCACTCGTTGTTCCCTTCGAAGGCATTTAACCTGGAATCGATGCAAAGGTGCGCGAGCTACGAACCCGTCCCTAAACCTGCCCAAAACCTATCACTGTTCACATTGCAACTCTGACTTCCCAAACACAATCAGTCTTTTGTTTCACCAGAGGAGCGGGGCTTGCAAGCCGCCCATAAAGCCGTCCATAAAGCCTGTGCGTTGCCCTGTTTGCCTTCGCTGGTTTGGCACTGTAGAAAGTTTGCAGAAACACCTGCTTACCCACAAACAGTCTGAATCATATCGTTGTGATGTTTGCCAGGGTACATATCCAAGCCTAAAGTCACTGAAAAACCATCGCAGAAGGATTCATCGCATCATGGCTGGAGACACTAATCGAAAACCACAAGAACAACTAGCTTCTTAA
- the LOC132984158 gene encoding uncharacterized protein LOC132984158: protein MERGRQKLHNILEDGLGQELKNAGRFCFSCEQIFADRRCLEEHMCSAASHICSCGTEFTEYHDMLEHSTTHEPGHQVLDHETIRKRRNEKRIAEEAQLKRLQTGEVVWKAPKLGNMPSISLPVKQVPMTSALMPQVPMQSALTSQVPELYPSMSEATMLQNPVSSTSDMKNIFAGVGAPTVDLWTIYQPVVLLQTVRTFSKKRMFSCSKCGQCFTSKTALISHHSSHALFKVSGCIGCGLLLSSKKIVPRFHVCNAPSNTTKFKLITARPAGYKVPNEAGPVRSLNLAPRPPQEPEVTSFLNLKSQNPSAGSNGSQTTLGNSTLQLKNLNIRTYNQSNQGLHVSPSQQFRRQNTNPNKPFVSLPHKTYNGNPSASIKGSQGRLVTPSGQTKRPPTVLFSLQSRPTQASSRPNEFTCRVCYVPFETPQLLQRHKCVKAQEFMALRGSRKNHKFKMGTPVAGQHPVQMNGEIILGVPASGNIKIHQVMSVNLEKAQGVAPVNGGTEVDMDDDDCYIVEKGPDKPAEMIYQVTSSVPIKT, encoded by the coding sequence atggagagagggaggcaaaAACTGCACAACATCCTGGAGGATGGTTTAGGACAAGAGTTGAAGAACGCCGGGCGGTTTTGTTTCAGCTGTGAGCAGATATTTGCAGATCGAAGATGCCTTGAGGAACACATGTGTTCTGCTGCAAGTCACATTTGCTCCTGCGGAACCGAGTTTACTGAATACCATGACATGCTGGAGCACAGTACTACACATGAACCAGGACACCAAGTGCTTGATCATGAAACAATAAGGAAGCGCAGGAACGAGAAGCGCATTGCAGAGGAAGCACAGCTGAAGAGATTACAGACGGGTGAAGTTGTTTGGAAAGCACCTAAATTAGGAAACATGCCATCAATTTCTTTGCCAGTGAAGCAGGTACCCATGACTTCAGCTCTTATGCCTCAAGTTCCCATGCAGTCTGCGCTGACGTCACAAGTGCCTGAGTTGTACCCTTCAATGTCAGAGGCAACTATGCTCCAAAATCCTGTCTCTTCAACATCAgacatgaagaatatttttgCTGGCGTAGGTGCACCGACAGTGGATCTTTGGACAATTTACCAGCCAGTAGTGTTGTTGCAAACAGTACGCACGTTTAGCAAGAAAAGAATGTTCTCCTGCAGTAAATGTGGGCAGTGTTTTACTTCAAAGACGGCCCTTATATCCCATCACAGTTCGCATGCTCTATTTAAAGTTTCAGGCTGTATAGGATGTGGGCTGCTGCTCTCCAGCAAAAAGATAGTGCCTCGCTTCCATGTTTGTAACGCACCTAGCAATACTACCAAATTCAAACTCATTACTGCAAGACCGGCAGGTTACAAGGTGCCAAATGAAGCAGGGCCTGTCAGGAGTCTGAATctggctcctcgtcctcctcaggAGCCAGAGGTCACTTCATTCCTAAATTTAAAAAGCCAGAATCCCAGTGCAGGCAGCAATGGAAGTCAGACAACCCTTGGCAATTCAACCCTTCAGTTGAAAAACTTGAATATCAGAACATACAATCAAAGCAACCAGGGGCTTCATGTCTCTCCATCGCAGCAGTTTAGGAGACAGAATACAAATCCAAACAAACCATTCGTCTCCCTGCCACACAAGACCTACAACGGAAATCCTAGTGCATCCATCAAAGGCAGCCAAGGGCGTCTTGTGACCCCCTCTGGACAGACCAAGAGGCCCCCAACGGTCTTATTTAGTTTACAAAGTAGACCCACGCAGGCATCCTCAAGACCAAATGAATTCACATGTCGAGTCTGTTATGTTCCCTTTGAAACTCCTCAGCTCCTACAGAGGCACAAGTGTGTCAAAGCGCAGGAGTTCATGGCACTGCGAGGTAGCAGGAAGAACCACAAATTTAAGATGGGGACACCAGTGGCAGGCCAACATCCGGTTCAGATGAATGGTGAGATAATACTCGGGGTTCCAGCATCCGGCAACATTAAGATACACCAAGTCATGTCTGTCAATCTAGAAAAGGCGCAGGGGGTGGCTCCTGTGAACGGCGGAACCGAAGTGGATATGGATGATGATGACTGCTATATCGTGGAAAAGGGTCCAGACAAACCTGCTGAGATGATTTACCAAGTCACCTCATCTGTTCCTATTAAGACCTGA